A part of Brassica rapa cultivar Chiifu-401-42 chromosome A05, CAAS_Brap_v3.01, whole genome shotgun sequence genomic DNA contains:
- the LOC103868302 gene encoding cellulose synthase A catalytic subunit 8 [UDP-forming] isoform X2: protein MIESKSPVCNTCGEETGVESNGEFFVACHEFKEGRRICLRSGKPYDENVLDDVETKTSKHQSTVATHISNTPQDSGIYARHISTVSTIDSELNDEYRNPIWKNRVDSWKDKKSKKKKKHAKATKAEDPDAQVPPQQHIEDISLNAEAASATDVLSVLIPIPRTKITSYRIVIIMRLTILALFFHYRITHPVDSAYGLLLTSVICEIWFAFSWVLDQFPKWSPINRT from the exons ATGATTGAGTCCAAGTCTCCGGTCTGCAACACTTGCGGAGAGGAGACTGGTGTGGAATCAAACGGAGAGTTCTTCGTTGCTTGCCATGAATTCAAAGAAGGTCGAAGAATCTGCTTGCGTAGCGGCAAGCCTTACGATG AGAATGTGCTTGATGATGTTGAGACAAAGACATCTAAACACCAATCCACTGTTGCAACACACATCAGTAACACTCCTCAG GATTCTGGAATTTATGCTAGACATATAAGTACAGTCTCCACAATAGACAGTG AACTCAACGATGAATATAGAAATCCTATATGGAAGAACAGAGTTGATAGCTGGAAAGACAAgaagagcaagaagaagaagaaacatgcAAAGGCAACAAAAGCTGAAGACCCTGATGCTCAGGTTCCTCCCCAACAGCACATTGAAGATATATCACT GAACGCAGAGGCTGCTTCTGCTACAGATGTGCTTTCTGTTTTGATTCCTATCCCAAGGACAAAAATTACTTCATACAGAATCGTTATCATCATGCGTTTAACCATCTTGGCTTTGTTTTTCCACTACCGTATCACCCATCCAGTGGACAGTGCTTACGGTCTATTGCTAACATCTGTGATATGTGAGATCTGGTTTGCTTTCTCGTGGGTGTTGGATCAGTTTCCTAAATGGTCTCCTATCAACAGAACGTAG
- the LOC103868302 gene encoding cellulose synthase A catalytic subunit 8 [UDP-forming] isoform X1 has product MNSKKVEESACVAASLTMVIITFLQMFFHKFCIFFFFVKSSFTIYDILFAYSSENVLDDVETKTSKHQSTVATHISNTPQDSGIYARHISTVSTIDSELNDEYRNPIWKNRVDSWKDKKSKKKKKHAKATKAEDPDAQVPPQQHIEDISLNAEAASATDVLSVLIPIPRTKITSYRIVIIMRLTILALFFHYRITHPVDSAYGLLLTSVICEIWFAFSWVLDQFPKWSPINRT; this is encoded by the exons ATGAATTCAAAGAAGGTCGAAGAATCTGCTTGCGTAGCGGCAAGCCTTACGATGGTAATTATCACATTTCTTCAAATGTTTTTCCATAaattttgtatcttttttttttttgttaaaagtaGTTTCacaatttatgatattttatttgctTACTCCTCAGAGAATGTGCTTGATGATGTTGAGACAAAGACATCTAAACACCAATCCACTGTTGCAACACACATCAGTAACACTCCTCAG GATTCTGGAATTTATGCTAGACATATAAGTACAGTCTCCACAATAGACAGTG AACTCAACGATGAATATAGAAATCCTATATGGAAGAACAGAGTTGATAGCTGGAAAGACAAgaagagcaagaagaagaagaaacatgcAAAGGCAACAAAAGCTGAAGACCCTGATGCTCAGGTTCCTCCCCAACAGCACATTGAAGATATATCACT GAACGCAGAGGCTGCTTCTGCTACAGATGTGCTTTCTGTTTTGATTCCTATCCCAAGGACAAAAATTACTTCATACAGAATCGTTATCATCATGCGTTTAACCATCTTGGCTTTGTTTTTCCACTACCGTATCACCCATCCAGTGGACAGTGCTTACGGTCTATTGCTAACATCTGTGATATGTGAGATCTGGTTTGCTTTCTCGTGGGTGTTGGATCAGTTTCCTAAATGGTCTCCTATCAACAGAACGTAG
- the LOC103868301 gene encoding tyrosine aminotransferase has product MGEIGAKRWNFGANEVVERSSSLSIREYLNTLISNLDEGGTRPVIALGHGDPSPFPRFSTDPSAVKAICDAVSSTKFNNYSSASGIPVARKAVAEYLSRDLSYQISPNDVHITSGCLQAIEILISALANPGANILLPRPTYPMYDSRASFSQLEVRYFDLLPENGWDVDLDAVEALADDKTVAIVVVNPCNPCGNVFSRQHLQKIAETACKLGILLIADEVYDHYAFGDKPFVSMAEFAEIVPVVLLGAISKRWFVPGWRLGWMVTLDPHCIMKDSGFVQSLTNVINISTDAVTFIQGAIPEILGNTKEEFFSVKLERMRECAEICYEEVMKIPCITCPSKPEGSMFTMVKLNLSLLEDISDDLDFCCKLAKEESLIILPGRAVGLKNWLRITFAIELDLLIDGFSRLKNFSQRHSKKKP; this is encoded by the exons ATGGGTGAAATCGGAGCCAAGCGATGGAACTTCGGAGCCAACGAGGTGGTCGAACGTTCAAGCTCCTTAAGCATTCGTGAGTATCTTAATACCTTAATCAGTAATCTCGACGAAGGTGGCACTAGACCCGTCATCGCCCTCGGACATGGCGACCCTTCTCCGTTCCCGAGATTCAGTACTGATCCATCAGCTGTTAAAGCCATCTGCGACGCTGTTAGCTCCACCAAGTTTAACAACTATTCTTCTGCTTCCGGTATTCCTGTCGCTAGGAA AGCTGTTGCAGAGTACCTCTCTCGCGATCTCTCTTACCAGATATCTCCAAATGATGTTCATATCACTTCTGGTTGTTTGCAAGCAATTGAGATTTTGATCTCCGCACTCGCAAATCCTGGTGCCAACATTCTGCTGCCTAGGCCCACTTACCCCATGTATGATTCCAGAGCGTCTTTCAGTCAGCTAGAGGTTCGTTATTTCGACCTCCTACCAGAAAATGGTTGGGATGTTGATCTCGATGCTGTTGAAGCTCTTGCAGACGACAAAACCGTAGCTATAGTTGTTGTCAACCCTTGCAATCCTTGTGGAAACGTTTTTTCCCGCCAACATCTTCAAAAG ATTGCAGAGACAGCTTGCAAGCTTGGAATACTTTTGATCGCAGACGAAGTTTATGACCATTATGCATTTGGGGATAAACCATTTGTGTCCATGGCAGAGTTTGCAGAGATAGTGCCTGTAGTTTTGTTAGGTGCCATATCGAAAAGATGGTTTGTTCCAGGCTGGAGACTTGGCTGGATGGTGACTCTTGACCCTCATTGCATCATGAAAGATTCTGGG TTTGTTCAGTCTCTTACCAACGTCATCAACATTTCGACGGACGCTGTAACGTTCATTCAG GGTGCCATTCCTGAGATCCTTGGGAATACGAAAGAAGAATTCTTCTCAGTGAAACTTGAAAGGATGAGAGAATGTGCAGAGATTTGTTATGAAGAGGTTATGAAGATCCCTTGCATCACTTGCCCCAGCAAACCCGAGGGGTCTATGTTCACGATG GTGAAGTTAAACCTGTCGCTACTCGAAGATATCAGTGATGATTTGGATTTCTGCTGCAAGCTGGCTAAAGAGGAATCGTTGATCATCCTACCCG GTCGAGCTGTTGGGCTCAAGAACTGGCTACGTATCACTTTTGCGATTGAGCTGGATCTCCTCATAGACGGCTTTTCCAGGCTAAAGAACTTTTCCCAGAGACACTCCAAGAAAAAGCCATGA
- the LOC103868299 gene encoding protein COFACTOR ASSEMBLY OF COMPLEX C SUBUNIT B CCB3, chloroplastic — MTTVASSGFVPFLPALNLAKSRRSCPNIRTRSACLPVVSASLTQIEVDTTTTTTTTSLCSSVVSSKQISEALHNISLADLDPGTAKLAIGILGPTLSAFGFLFILRIVMSWYPKLPVDKFPYVLAYAPTEPILVQTRKVIPPLAGVDVTPVVWFGLVSFLSEILVGPQGLLVLVSQQQIS, encoded by the exons ATGACAACAGTAGCCTCCTCCGGCTTCGTACCTTTCTTGCCGGCGCTCAATCTG GCCAAATCTCGACGGTCATGTCCCAACATTCGAACTCGGTCTGCATGTCTTCCAGTGGTTTCAGCATCGCTAACCCAAATCGAAGtagacacaacaacaacaacaacaacaacaagccTCTGTTCAAGTGTTGTCTCGTCAAAACAAATCTCGGAGGCTTTGCATAACATATCTCTAGCAGATCTGGATCCAGGAACCGCAAAGCTTGCGATTGGGATCTTGGGTCCTACCTTATCAGCTTTTGGGTTTCTCTTTATTTTGAGGATTGTTATGTCTTGGTACCCGAAACTCCCAGTTGACAAGTTCCCGTACGTTTTGGCGTACGCTCCGACCGAACCAATCCTTGTTCAGACGAGGAAAGTGATTCCACCACTTGCAGGAGTCGATGTAACTCCAGTGGTTTGGTTCGGGCTTGTGAGTTTCCTTAGTGAGATTTTGGTTGGTCCACAGGGACTTCTCGTTCTTGTTTCTCAACAACAAATTAGCTAG